ATTTTTTTGCTTAAAAAGACGAGCTGAGAGGTTAACGGCAACACGTACAGGTCGGAGATCCGCTTTTTGCCACGTCTTGGCCTGGATACAGGTTGAACGCAAGACCCACTCCCCCAGAGGTACGATCAATCCTGTTTCTTCCGCCAATGGAACAAACTTCATCGGAGAGATGAGCCCTTGCGTAGGATGCTGCCAGCGCACCAGAGCTTCTGCCCCAACGATCTGCCCTGTCTGGAGACTCAACTGGGGCTGGTAGTAGAGAATAAGCTCGTTTCTTTCCAATGCACGGCGTAAACTACTTTCCATGACCAACCGTTCCAGGGCTTTGGCATGGATGGTCGACGTATAAAGCTGGTAATTATTTTTACCCTGGAGCTTGGCGCGATGAAGTGCAGCATCTGCATTTTTGATTAAAACTTCTGCCGTTTCTCCATCGGATGGATAAAAGCTTACACCCATGCTAACCGTAATACGAAATTCATGATTATCAAGATTGAAGGGAGGCTCGATAACTTTGAGGATTCTTTGGGAAATTTTTTCTAAGTTCTGCACCTGACCGATTCCCGGAAGCAACAACAGAAACTCACCGTTCCCCAGGTGGGCCAAAGTGTCTCCTTCTCCCAGACAACGGGTAAGTCGTTGGGTAATTTCTCGTAAGAGCCGATCGCCAAGGACATACCCCAAGGTATCGTTGATGGTCTTGAATTGATTCAGATGCAGGGACATAACAGCTAATTCTTGCTGGGTACGATGGGCATGGGCTAATGCCTGGGTCAGGCGATCATTGAATAGAGTCCGGTTAGGCAACCCGGTTAAAGCATCATAATAGGCTAGATGACGGATCGTTTCTTCATCCAGCTTACGGTCGGTAATATCCCGGAGGGTAAGGACAACCCCTTTTATATTCGGGTCCTGGAGGAAATGGTTAAAGGTGGCTTCAAGAAAACGCCACAAACCGTTTCGATGCCGACATCGTAACTCAATACCTGTAACCCTACCAGATTGTCCGGGTTCCTGCCTCAAAACAACTGAAAAGCGTGAAACATCCTCTGGATGGATATACTCAAGAAAGTTCTTTCCGACCAACTCTTCGGGTTTATAGCCAAGGATACGTTCAACGGAGGGACTTTTATACTTGACGATTCCATTGGCATCCAGAATGGAA
This window of the Candidatus Limnocylindrales bacterium genome carries:
- a CDS encoding EAL domain-containing protein translates to MNRLLRVLVVEDSEIDVALLIQELQRGGYEPDFEWVNTPEAMDIALSKSTWDVVIANCFLPGLDISNTLALLKERKLDLPLIVVSDDTHEDQALAVMRVGARDYLKKSELARLVPAIERELRVVHERHVQRKIKQALRENENRFRTLIEYVSDIVSILDANGIVKYKSPSVERILGYKPEELVGKNFLEYIHPEDVSRFSVVLRQEPGQSGRVTGIELRCRHRNGLWRFLEATFNHFLQDPNIKGVVLTLRDITDRKLDEETIRHLAYYDALTGLPNRTLFNDRLTQALAHAHRTQQELAVMSLHLNQFKTINDTLGYVLGDRLLREITQRLTRCLGEGDTLAHLGNGEFLLLLPGIGQVQNLEKISQRILKVIEPPFNLDNHEFRITVSMGVSFYPSDGETAEVLIKNADAALHRAKLQGKNNYQLYTSTIHAKALERLVMESSLRRALERNELILYYQPQLSLQTGQIVGAEALVRWQHPTQGLISPMKFVPLAEETGLIVPLGEWVLRSTCIQAKTWQKADLRPVRVAVNLSARLFKQKNLVENIARILEETDLDPRYLELELTESTIMENAEATLTKLRELKTMGIQLSIDDFGTGYSSLSYLRRFSLDTLKIDQSFVRDITTDPDGAIIARLIIDIAHSLKLRVIAEGVETEEQLAFLRAHHCDEIQGYFFSKPLSVAVFTQLLREGRRLILDKN